The Pseudophaeobacter arcticus DSM 23566 genome includes a region encoding these proteins:
- a CDS encoding DUF1467 family protein, with protein MAITSGLVLFAVIWFMTFLVIIPIRIETQGEKGRVEPGTHAGAPENHYLKQKAMITTGVTILLWAVIAGIILSGVISVNDFDWFDRLPDPS; from the coding sequence ATGGCGATTACATCCGGTTTGGTTCTGTTTGCTGTGATCTGGTTCATGACCTTTCTGGTCATCATCCCGATTCGGATCGAGACGCAGGGCGAAAAGGGCAGGGTTGAACCTGGAACCCATGCTGGCGCGCCAGAGAACCACTACCTGAAGCAAAAGGCGATGATCACCACAGGGGTCACCATCCTGTTGTGGGCCGTGATCGCGGGGATTATCCTGTCCGGCGTGATCAGCGTGAATGACTTTGACTGGTTCGACCGGTTGCCGGATCCCTCATAG
- a CDS encoding DUF6455 family protein — translation MHPLGDAMQHLQLMARMGKHLGTDLAEAFEAGKISAEDWAEMITSCRGCDAPESCKRWLETQDGAAGAGGSVEPPDYCCNAARLLRLRAGSN, via the coding sequence ATGCACCCTCTTGGGGACGCGATGCAGCATCTGCAGCTTATGGCCCGCATGGGCAAACATCTTGGCACGGATCTGGCCGAGGCTTTTGAAGCAGGCAAAATCAGCGCAGAGGACTGGGCGGAGATGATCACCTCCTGTCGCGGCTGCGATGCGCCGGAAAGCTGCAAACGCTGGCTCGAAACGCAGGACGGGGCAGCGGGCGCCGGTGGATCGGTTGAGCCCCCGGACTATTGCTGCAACGCCGCGCGTCTGCTGCGCCTGCGGGCAGGCTCCAACTAA
- the mce gene encoding methylmalonyl-CoA epimerase — MIGRLNHVAIAVPDLEAASAQYRSTLGAKVGAPQDEPDHGVTVVFIELPNTKIELLYPLGDNSPINGFLEKNPAGGIHHICYEVDDILAARDHLQAEGARVLGSGEPKIGAHGKPVLFLHPKDFNGCLVELEQV; from the coding sequence ATGATTGGGCGCCTGAACCACGTAGCCATCGCCGTTCCCGACCTTGAGGCCGCATCGGCCCAGTACCGCAGCACGCTCGGCGCCAAGGTGGGCGCGCCGCAGGATGAGCCGGACCACGGGGTAACAGTTGTTTTTATCGAATTGCCAAATACCAAGATCGAGCTGCTCTACCCGCTGGGGGATAACTCTCCGATCAATGGCTTCCTGGAAAAGAACCCGGCCGGTGGCATTCACCATATCTGTTATGAGGTTGATGACATCCTGGCTGCGCGCGACCATCTGCAAGCCGAGGGTGCTCGGGTTCTGGGCAGTGGCGAACCAAAGATCGGGGCGCATGGCAAGCCGGTCTTGTTCCTGCATCCAAAAGACTTCAACGGTTGCCTGGTGGAACTCGAACAGGTTTGA
- a CDS encoding nitroreductase family protein, with protein MTTDSQTQANDAALDFLLSRRSRPAKTLIAPAPTRAELMPLLTAAARTPDHGMLTPWRFVVIEKAAMPRLAALTEQAGARLGKSEADIVKARSQFDLGQLAVVVVEVQKESAKIPAIEQSYSAGAVCLALLNAALASGWGANWLSGWASHDPVFCQQGFALQENERVAGIVHIATQSTTPPERPRPELSDLTTWMQK; from the coding sequence ATGACCACAGACTCCCAGACCCAGGCCAATGACGCAGCTCTGGACTTTCTCTTGTCGCGCCGCTCTCGCCCCGCCAAAACGCTGATTGCCCCGGCCCCCACCCGCGCAGAGCTCATGCCGCTCCTCACTGCGGCGGCGCGGACGCCGGACCATGGCATGCTGACACCCTGGAGGTTTGTGGTCATCGAGAAGGCAGCCATGCCCCGATTGGCAGCGCTGACCGAGCAGGCCGGCGCCCGGTTGGGCAAATCAGAGGCAGACATCGTCAAGGCCCGTAGCCAGTTTGATCTCGGCCAGTTGGCCGTGGTGGTTGTCGAGGTGCAAAAAGAAAGCGCAAAAATTCCCGCCATCGAGCAGAGCTACAGCGCCGGGGCGGTCTGCCTTGCGCTGCTCAATGCGGCCCTTGCCTCGGGCTGGGGGGCCAATTGGCTGTCGGGCTGGGCCAGCCATGATCCTGTGTTCTGCCAACAGGGTTTTGCCCTGCAAGAGAATGAGCGCGTGGCCGGGATCGTACATATCGCCACCCAAAGCACCACGCCCCCCGAGCGCCCGCGCCCGGAGCTTTCAGATCTGACCACTTGGATGCAGAAATGA
- a CDS encoding YigZ family protein — MLTDRGSRYAVSGARVTSRAEVDQVLASLKRDRSYAKATHNTWAALLPTGGLKADDGESGAGMVILRMLEREGLRDHVIVVTRWYGGKKLGGDRFRRVQDAVRAYLDQHSG; from the coding sequence GTGTTGACGGACCGGGGCTCGCGCTATGCGGTGAGTGGTGCCAGGGTCACCTCGCGGGCAGAGGTCGATCAGGTGCTGGCAAGTCTGAAACGGGATCGCAGCTATGCCAAGGCCACCCATAACACCTGGGCGGCGCTGCTGCCGACCGGGGGGCTGAAGGCGGATGATGGCGAAAGCGGTGCCGGTATGGTCATTTTGCGGATGTTGGAACGCGAAGGTTTGCGAGACCATGTAATTGTCGTAACGCGCTGGTATGGCGGTAAAAAGCTGGGGGGCGACCGGTTTCGCCGGGTCCAGGATGCGGTGCGGGCTTATCTGGATCAACACTCTGGCTGA
- a CDS encoding DUF6455 family protein has protein sequence MRAQSTLKTHAALFDHMSQALGLDLQEEAIAGRLAFDEISEAVLRCRRCAHPVRCSARLALLRGRPKSNGLAGDVLAAADLATAPDYCRNRDLLGYLKEAVV, from the coding sequence GTGCGCGCGCAATCCACCCTCAAGACACATGCAGCCCTGTTTGACCACATGAGCCAGGCCCTGGGGCTGGATCTGCAGGAAGAGGCCATCGCGGGGCGTTTGGCGTTTGACGAAATTTCAGAAGCGGTGCTGCGCTGTCGCCGATGTGCCCATCCGGTGCGGTGCTCGGCGCGGCTGGCCCTGTTGCGGGGCCGTCCAAAGAGCAACGGTCTGGCGGGCGACGTGCTGGCGGCGGCTGATCTGGCCACCGCACCGGATTATTGCCGCAACCGGGATCTGCTGGGGTATCTGAAAGAAGCTGTCGTCTAG
- a CDS encoding EI24 domain-containing protein, which yields MIFDAFFKTLNQITDPRFLRVFFLGIGLTLALLIGATVGFLLLVQWLTSATVDLPLIGEVTWLDDLFSAGSVLLMMVLSIFLMVPVASAITSMFLDEVAQAVEDKHFPHLPQVAPVPLWSAIKDTVNFLGVLIGANTLALILYVIFTPAAPFIFWALNGYLLGREYFTLAASRRVGPVEARKLCRKHTGTIWMAGILMAMPLSIPLLNLVIPILGAATYTHLFHALWRHG from the coding sequence ATGATTTTTGACGCCTTTTTCAAAACCCTGAATCAGATCACAGATCCGCGCTTTCTACGGGTGTTCTTTCTTGGCATCGGCTTGACCCTGGCGCTTTTGATCGGGGCCACCGTTGGCTTTCTGCTGCTGGTTCAATGGCTGACCTCGGCCACGGTAGACCTGCCGCTGATTGGCGAGGTCACCTGGCTTGATGATCTGTTCTCTGCCGGGTCGGTTCTGTTGATGATGGTCCTGTCGATCTTCCTGATGGTGCCTGTGGCCTCGGCCATCACCTCGATGTTTCTGGACGAGGTGGCACAGGCGGTTGAGGACAAACATTTCCCCCATCTGCCACAGGTCGCGCCCGTGCCCCTGTGGTCAGCGATAAAGGACACGGTGAATTTTCTGGGCGTCTTGATCGGCGCCAATACTCTGGCGCTGATCCTGTATGTGATCTTTACCCCTGCTGCGCCCTTTATCTTTTGGGCGCTGAATGGCTATCTCTTGGGGCGCGAGTATTTCACCCTCGCCGCCAGCCGCCGTGTCGGGCCGGTTGAAGCCAGAAAACTCTGCCGCAAACACACCGGGACGATCTGGATGGCCGGTATTTTGATGGCGATGCCGCTGTCTATCCCGCTGCTGAACCTGGTGATCCCAATCCTTGGGGCTGCCACCTACACGCATCTGTTTCATGCGCTCTGGCGTCATGGCTAA
- a CDS encoding DUF167 domain-containing protein, with the protein MGKPKRKNLPDLSDLAVTGAKIAVKVTPKAAANAILQSETGLKVTVTCVPENGKATEAVRSLLAKAMGVAASKLELHQGATSRNKVFVYTGSG; encoded by the coding sequence ATGGGCAAGCCAAAGAGAAAAAACCTGCCAGACCTTTCCGATCTGGCCGTCACCGGTGCGAAGATCGCGGTCAAAGTGACGCCGAAGGCGGCAGCCAATGCTATTTTGCAGTCTGAGACCGGGTTGAAGGTGACCGTTACCTGCGTTCCCGAAAATGGCAAGGCCACCGAAGCTGTGCGCAGCCTTCTGGCCAAGGCCATGGGGGTGGCAGCCTCAAAGCTGGAGCTGCACCAAGGGGCAACATCGCGCAACAAGGTCTTTGTTTACACGGGGAGCGGCTGA
- a CDS encoding response regulator, with the protein MDDSELFAAAQRLPSTRRPLLGLTILVIEDSRYACEALRLLCLRSGARIRRADCLKSARRHLQVYRPSVVITDVGLPDGSGIDLIREMNVARPRVRIILAISGDENVEDASLAAGADGFLAKPITSLAAFQNAILSRLPDDNQPSGPRQITDETVEPDPIAFLDDMAHAADVLNQTREEKSLDYLAQFIGGVARSAGDHPLAKAAENLARARSEGRPVAGVAAVVAGLVQERLERKIAI; encoded by the coding sequence ATGGACGATTCGGAACTGTTTGCAGCCGCCCAAAGACTACCAAGTACCCGCCGCCCCTTGTTGGGGCTGACCATTTTGGTCATCGAAGACAGCCGCTATGCCTGCGAGGCCCTGCGCCTGCTCTGTCTGCGCAGCGGCGCACGTATTCGACGGGCAGACTGCCTTAAATCTGCCCGCCGCCATCTGCAGGTCTATCGTCCCTCGGTGGTGATTACAGATGTTGGCTTGCCGGATGGCTCCGGAATTGACCTGATCAGGGAAATGAATGTTGCCCGCCCGCGGGTCAGGATCATTCTGGCGATCTCGGGCGATGAAAACGTCGAAGACGCCAGCCTTGCTGCTGGTGCCGATGGTTTCCTGGCCAAACCCATCACCTCACTGGCGGCCTTTCAGAATGCCATTCTGTCGCGCCTCCCGGACGACAACCAACCCAGCGGCCCGCGCCAGATCACCGACGAGACGGTGGAGCCAGATCCAATCGCCTTTCTTGATGACATGGCCCATGCAGCAGATGTGCTGAACCAAACACGGGAAGAAAAATCCCTGGATTATCTGGCCCAGTTCATTGGCGGGGTTGCCCGCAGCGCCGGAGACCACCCCCTGGCCAAGGCCGCAGAAAATCTGGCCCGCGCCAGATCCGAAGGCCGCCCCGTCGCCGGCGTTGCCGCCGTGGTCGCCGGGCTGGTCCAAGAGCGTCTAGAACGAAAGATTGCCATCTGA